A single Burkholderiales bacterium DNA region contains:
- a CDS encoding cytochrome b, whose protein sequence is MNSAPAKYPPTAIALHWSLVVLVFTLYGVGWHMVGIPKGTPPVAYFYNLHKSIGLVAAIPLVWLICWRLTHAAPPLPVIIADWQVKAIKANHFMFYICLVAMTLSGFIESNFTKYGIRFFGYLLPVLGWDDKAIYYLFNRIHVYTSYLFITLVAIHIAGALGHLLLEKDGVFQRMLP, encoded by the coding sequence GTGAATTCGGCTCCGGCTAAATATCCGCCAACTGCAATTGCGCTGCATTGGTCGCTTGTGGTTCTGGTCTTCACGCTTTACGGTGTTGGCTGGCATATGGTGGGAATTCCCAAAGGCACCCCGCCGGTGGCCTATTTTTATAATTTGCATAAATCCATAGGGCTGGTCGCTGCAATACCCCTGGTGTGGCTCATCTGCTGGCGACTGACCCATGCGGCACCCCCGTTGCCGGTCATAATTGCTGATTGGCAAGTCAAGGCCATAAAGGCCAATCATTTCATGTTCTATATTTGCTTGGTGGCGATGACGCTGAGCGGTTTTATTGAATCGAATTTTACCAAGTACGGAATCCGATTTTTTGGCTACCTGCTGCCGGTTCTTGGGTGGGACGACAAAGCCATCTATTATTTGTTTAACCGAATCCACGTCTATACCTCTTATTTATTCATAACCTTGGTCGCCATCCATATTGCCGGCGCGCTGGGGCATCTGTTGTTGGAAAAGGACGGAGTGTTTCAGCGCATGCTGCCTTAA
- a CDS encoding GGDEF domain-containing protein yields the protein MLLHVSQIQAEMKSSAMEMLSALEKEPRSFWVIVGSALLCSIGIADFLTGIEISFSLFYLIPIALITWFTTARLGIMFAFAGAIVWLIADLAAGSLHAAPFVYIWNSAIRLGFFALTVGSLDLIKTLEREKNIARIDYVTGLLNTRYFHDLAQREINRSSRSRNPFTTAYIDLDNFKAVNDSLGHAAGDKVLCSVADCMQRHLRKTDIVARIGGDEFAIFLPEIGSTLAKPVISKMHNKLLEEMQKNNWPVTFSIGVLTFTETPSSVKEALHMVDQMMYSVKNKGKNNITFATHPTQRLSIAKELGRYEA from the coding sequence ATGCTATTGCACGTTTCACAAATTCAAGCCGAGATGAAAAGTAGCGCCATGGAAATGCTCTCGGCTCTGGAAAAGGAGCCGAGGTCTTTTTGGGTCATAGTCGGATCTGCGCTTCTCTGTAGCATAGGCATTGCCGACTTTTTGACGGGAATTGAGATTTCCTTCTCCCTCTTTTATCTGATTCCGATTGCGCTGATTACCTGGTTTACAACGGCACGCCTCGGAATAATGTTCGCCTTCGCCGGTGCCATCGTATGGTTAATCGCGGATTTGGCCGCGGGCTCGCTGCACGCAGCCCCATTTGTTTATATTTGGAACAGCGCGATACGCTTGGGCTTCTTCGCACTCACGGTTGGTTCGTTGGACTTGATAAAAACTCTGGAACGTGAAAAGAACATTGCCCGCATTGACTACGTAACGGGCCTGCTGAATACGCGCTACTTTCACGATTTGGCGCAAAGGGAAATCAACCGCTCGTCGCGATCCCGAAATCCCTTTACCACGGCCTATATTGACCTCGACAATTTCAAAGCCGTCAATGATTCGCTCGGACATGCGGCCGGCGACAAGGTTCTTTGTTCGGTGGCGGATTGCATGCAACGACATTTGCGCAAAACGGATATCGTCGCTCGAATCGGCGGCGACGAGTTTGCCATTTTCTTACCCGAGATCGGATCGACTTTAGCTAAGCCGGTCATTTCAAAAATGCACAACAAGCTTCTGGAAGAGATGCAAAAGAACAATTGGCCCGTGACATTTAGCATCGGCGTACTGACGTTCACCGAGACGCCGTCCTCGGTAAAGGAAGCGCTTCATATGGTGGACCAAATGATGTACTCGGTGAAAAATAAGGGCAAGAACAATATCACCTTTGCTACTCACCCGACGCAGCGCCTATCTATTGCCAAAGAACTCGGACGTTATGAAGCTTGA
- a CDS encoding secretin N-terminal domain-containing protein: MTGFFTALILCPPLSVWAEQLELEVITLKHRTAQDVLPVVQPFVNRAGGTVTGLQNQLIIRTTRANLAEVKQMLAAIDTIPRRLLVTVKQDNGLSATQGSAQLSGTAASGNARVVVPPATRSSRGLIVERQQSGNSLRAEVQGSVSHSDETNVQQLQVLEGREAYIQVGQSVPMPVETVVQTPQGAQVIKSSQFREAATGFYVRPRVSGELVTLEVSPQRERVGPDGTVIAQRIASVISGRLGEWMGLGGIAESQTLQNSGLASRDSERNSIQNRIYIKVDEIR, encoded by the coding sequence TTGACGGGATTTTTTACGGCTTTGATCTTGTGCCCGCCGCTTTCAGTTTGGGCGGAACAGCTTGAGCTTGAAGTCATTACACTCAAGCACCGCACTGCCCAGGATGTGTTGCCCGTCGTGCAGCCGTTTGTCAACCGAGCAGGCGGCACGGTTACCGGTCTGCAGAATCAGCTCATAATACGCACCACTCGCGCCAATCTCGCTGAAGTCAAGCAAATGCTCGCAGCTATTGATACTATCCCGCGCCGGCTGCTGGTCACAGTGAAGCAGGATAATGGCTTGTCGGCTACACAGGGTTCAGCGCAATTGTCCGGTACTGCGGCAAGCGGCAATGCTCGCGTGGTCGTACCGCCTGCCACGCGCTCGAGCCGTGGACTGATCGTCGAGCGACAGCAAAGCGGAAATAGCCTGCGCGCCGAAGTTCAAGGCAGCGTATCCCACAGTGACGAAACTAACGTACAGCAATTACAAGTGTTGGAAGGCCGTGAAGCCTATATTCAAGTCGGGCAATCGGTACCTATGCCGGTAGAAACGGTCGTCCAAACGCCGCAAGGAGCACAGGTCATAAAAAGTTCGCAATTTCGCGAAGCCGCAACCGGCTTCTATGTGAGGCCGCGTGTTTCCGGCGAACTGGTGACACTGGAAGTCAGCCCGCAACGCGAACGCGTCGGACCGGATGGAACCGTGATTGCCCAGAGAATCGCCAGTGTGATATCCGGGAGATTGGGTGAATGGATGGGACTGGGCGGAATCGCAGAAAGCCAAACGCTGCAAAACTCGGGACTGGCATCGCGCGATTCAGAGCGCAACAGTATCCAAAATAGAATCTATATCAAAGTCGATGAAATCCGCTAA
- a CDS encoding methyltransferase: protein MRASEKSLSSARIIDLGLGFWPAKILLSAVELGLFTTLNNKSLTGEKLRDILGLHPRAVPDFFDALVALHLLDRDGEGPQALYRNTEESRLFLVRNSPEYMGGILEMANERLYRFWGDLTEALKTGKPQNEIKHTGESMFRRLYSDPKRLEHFINAMSSISTPNFRALSEKFDFARYNILCDIGGAAGKLSIIVARRHPHLRCITVDLPVVTPIAKREIAAAGLSSRVSAESIDIFSEPLPAADVITMGLILHDWNLEKKMQLIRAAFNALPPRGALVVIENLIDDARRENAFGLMMSLNMLIEFGDAFDYSAADFFGWCRSVGFREMEVIPLAGPASAGIAHK from the coding sequence ATGAGAGCCTCCGAAAAAAGCCTGTCTTCCGCGCGAATCATCGACCTTGGATTGGGTTTCTGGCCTGCGAAGATATTATTGTCCGCAGTGGAACTCGGGCTTTTCACCACGTTGAACAACAAGTCGTTAACCGGAGAAAAACTGCGGGATATCCTTGGCCTACACCCAAGAGCAGTTCCGGATTTTTTCGACGCGTTGGTGGCGCTCCACCTTCTGGATCGCGACGGCGAGGGTCCGCAAGCATTGTACCGAAATACCGAAGAGTCTCGGCTCTTTCTCGTCCGCAACAGCCCCGAATACATGGGTGGTATTCTCGAAATGGCCAACGAGCGCCTTTACCGGTTTTGGGGCGATCTCACAGAAGCGCTCAAGACCGGCAAGCCCCAGAATGAAATCAAACATACGGGCGAGTCCATGTTCCGCAGGCTTTACAGCGATCCCAAACGACTGGAACATTTCATAAACGCAATGAGTAGCATTTCCACTCCCAATTTTCGCGCCCTGTCGGAGAAATTCGATTTCGCCCGGTACAATATACTTTGCGATATCGGCGGCGCTGCGGGCAAGCTGTCCATTATTGTTGCAAGGCGGCACCCGCATCTGCGTTGCATTACGGTGGATCTTCCCGTGGTGACGCCGATCGCCAAGCGCGAAATTGCCGCGGCGGGACTTTCGAGTCGGGTTTCAGCAGAGTCCATCGATATTTTTTCTGAACCGCTGCCGGCCGCGGACGTGATTACGATGGGGTTGATTCTGCACGATTGGAACCTGGAAAAGAAGATGCAGCTTATCCGGGCCGCATTCAACGCGCTGCCGCCGAGGGGCGCTTTAGTGGTGATTGAAAACCTCATCGACGATGCTAGACGCGAGAATGCGTTTGGCCTCATGATGTCGCTCAATATGCTGATTGAATTCGGGGACGCGTTTGACTATAGTGCAGCCGATTTTTTCGGATGGTGCCGCAGCGTCGGTTTCCGCGAGATGGAGGTTATCCCTCTGGCGGGCCCAGCAAGCGCAGGCATCGCCCACAAATAG
- a CDS encoding beta-propeller fold lactonase family protein has product MLKTVVLLAAFITVPAFAAPFAYVSNQQDGVTVIDLDTLEPVATIDIQGKEPRGIGITPDGKYVLTANKDSGNISVIDTATREAVKHIAIGKNPEFIRVYHNRAYVSYEPSAGEGAPEGEQGEKSGKEEQKKPAGIAVLDLENWRLIETMLSGPETEGIEFSPDGKLMLVTNEGDNTVTVYNISNGKLVKTIDTTKYGNRPRGIKVSPDGKMYAVTLEFSNKLLILSRKLDIIKTVPTGDAPYGLAFDRQGKRLFVAAARSKQLQVFNTKNFSLIKNIPIGARCWHFSFTPDDARILVACGRSNNLYVVDAKTYEPVKIISGLKIPWGVVTYPKAVGSLDRP; this is encoded by the coding sequence ATGCTGAAAACAGTTGTGCTGTTGGCTGCATTCATCACCGTCCCGGCATTCGCCGCGCCTTTTGCCTATGTATCGAATCAACAAGACGGCGTTACGGTGATTGATCTTGATACTTTGGAGCCCGTCGCGACGATCGATATTCAAGGCAAGGAGCCGCGCGGAATTGGCATAACGCCAGACGGAAAATACGTACTCACCGCCAACAAGGATAGCGGCAACATATCGGTCATCGATACTGCGACGCGCGAAGCGGTAAAGCATATAGCGATAGGTAAAAATCCGGAGTTCATTCGTGTGTATCACAATCGCGCATATGTGAGCTATGAGCCCAGTGCGGGGGAAGGCGCCCCAGAGGGCGAGCAGGGCGAAAAATCCGGGAAGGAAGAGCAGAAGAAGCCTGCCGGAATTGCGGTTCTCGATCTTGAAAACTGGCGGCTCATCGAAACCATGCTCAGCGGCCCCGAAACGGAGGGCATTGAATTTTCGCCTGACGGGAAGCTTATGTTGGTGACGAACGAAGGGGATAATACTGTTACGGTCTACAATATCTCAAATGGCAAACTGGTCAAGACTATCGATACAACCAAATATGGCAACCGGCCCCGAGGTATCAAGGTATCGCCGGACGGGAAAATGTATGCCGTTACTTTGGAGTTTTCTAACAAACTTCTCATTCTTAGCCGCAAGTTGGATATTATAAAGACCGTGCCGACGGGCGACGCACCCTACGGACTCGCTTTTGACCGTCAAGGCAAACGGCTATTTGTGGCCGCCGCGCGCTCCAAGCAGCTGCAGGTGTTCAACACCAAGAACTTTTCTCTCATCAAGAACATTCCGATTGGGGCCCGATGCTGGCACTTCAGCTTTACTCCCGATGATGCGCGGATTCTTGTCGCATGCGGCCGATCAAATAATCTCTATGTCGTCGACGCAAAAACCTATGAGCCCGTAAAGATAATTTCAGGGCTGAAAATTCCGTGGGGCGTCGTGACCTATCCGAAGGCTGTCGGAAGCTTGGACAGGCCTTAG
- a CDS encoding patatin-like phospholipase family protein codes for MFYSVRYPALVLSCLLCGCTLLQQAPEKPSAAETKPAETAPETLTPPPPRIALALGGGAARGFAHVGVIETLVAQGIMPEIVVGTSAGSLAGALYAGGYSGDELQKIAMKINEDSVGDLVFPDRGFIKGESLQNFVNKALNNRPIEKLDKTFAVVATDLHSGQEVVFRTGNTGIAVRASSSIPGVFQPVRINGREYVDGTLVSPIPVRAAKSLGADIVIAVDVGSQPRITKVDDTIDILLQTFSIMSRSMSAYELAEADVVIRPNVANIGATDFDQKQAAIIEGEKAALAAIPEINKKISEYETHWLQKAQHKH; via the coding sequence ATGTTTTATTCCGTTAGATACCCGGCCCTGGTTCTCTCGTGTCTGTTATGCGGCTGCACCCTGTTGCAGCAGGCGCCTGAAAAACCAAGCGCCGCAGAAACCAAGCCGGCAGAAACCGCTCCCGAGACCTTGACGCCGCCACCCCCGCGGATAGCATTGGCTCTTGGCGGCGGCGCTGCGCGCGGATTTGCTCATGTCGGTGTCATCGAAACATTGGTAGCGCAGGGCATCATGCCTGAAATTGTGGTGGGAACCAGCGCAGGCAGCCTTGCCGGCGCATTATATGCCGGCGGTTACAGCGGCGACGAACTGCAGAAAATCGCTATGAAAATAAATGAGGACAGCGTGGGCGATTTGGTTTTTCCAGACCGCGGATTCATTAAAGGTGAATCCCTGCAAAATTTTGTGAATAAGGCGCTGAATAACCGGCCAATTGAAAAACTCGACAAGACATTCGCGGTGGTGGCTACCGATTTGCACTCGGGCCAGGAGGTGGTATTCCGCACCGGCAATACCGGTATTGCGGTCCGTGCCTCAAGCAGTATCCCTGGGGTGTTTCAACCGGTTCGCATTAATGGACGGGAATATGTGGATGGCACGTTGGTCAGCCCAATTCCGGTACGGGCGGCGAAAAGTCTAGGTGCGGATATCGTGATTGCCGTGGATGTCGGCAGCCAGCCCAGAATCACCAAAGTCGACGATACCATTGATATCCTGCTGCAAACATTCAGCATCATGAGCCGCTCCATGAGTGCCTATGAACTCGCTGAGGCAGACGTGGTGATTCGGCCCAATGTCGCAAATATCGGCGCAACGGACTTCGACCAGAAACAGGCCGCTATAATTGAAGGTGAGAAAGCCGCGTTAGCCGCAATTCCGGAAATCAACAAAAAGATCAGCGAATATGAAACCCATTGGCTGCAAAAAGCACAACACAAACATTGA
- a CDS encoding cupin domain-containing protein, with translation MIDFQACLRNMDERKIQSDWSKRGYSFGVWIDPPGQVWEGYVHDSDELLLLVEGQIELAFLGESFSPKIGEEVLIPAGVSHTVRNIGNSANCWYYGYKNR, from the coding sequence GTGATTGATTTCCAGGCATGTCTGCGAAACATGGACGAGCGCAAAATCCAATCGGACTGGTCAAAGAGGGGCTACAGCTTCGGCGTCTGGATCGATCCACCCGGGCAAGTATGGGAAGGATACGTACACGATTCTGACGAGCTGTTGCTTCTCGTGGAGGGCCAAATCGAGCTTGCTTTTCTCGGTGAATCCTTTAGCCCCAAAATTGGGGAGGAAGTTTTGATTCCTGCCGGAGTGAGCCACACCGTTCGCAATATCGGTAACTCGGCCAACTGCTGGTATTACGGCTACAAGAATAGATAA